In Nocardia sp. NBC_00403, the DNA window AACGGCAGGTCGGCGTCCGGCCAGTCCTGCTCGACGCCACCATCGAGATGTCCGATCCCGTCGCCCACGATCACACGCCATGTCTGCGGCTGAAGTTTTGCGATCACCCGACAGGGAAGGCTTCTGGGTACCCGGGTCGGGTGGACTGCGTACCGCACAGCTATCAGGTTACTCGCGGCTTGGCGTGGTCATGAGAGCCGTCCTTGCGCGGCGGCGATGTCCTGACTCGAAGTATCTGGCATTCGGCCTGTCGCTGACCTGCGAGATGCCAGATCTATCGAGTCCGCGTGATTGGTTTCGGCTCAATAGATCTGGCATTCGTGGATTCGCGTTGGGGTTTCCCGTGCTGCTAGGGGCGGTGTGCGGTCAAACCCCTTGCGCGGTTCGTGAGTGCAACTCGTCGATGAGGTCGAGAACCTGCTCGGGCCGGCGTGGTTCGGAATGGAGTTCGTCCGCCGATCGAGCCTCGAGGGTGATCCACGTCACTGGTTGATGCTGTCAGGAATTCGGGGGCTGTCTCGTTCAGGGAGCACGCGAACCAGACAGGAGCGAACCATGAAGCACCGCATCGTCGTCCTCGGGGCCGGATACGCCGGAGCCTTCTCCGCCGGATACCTGGCCCGCCAACTCCACTCCGACGACTTCGAGATCACCGTCGTCAACGCCGAACCCGATTTCGTCGAGCGGCTGCGCCTGCATCAGCTCGCCGCCGGGCAGGATCTCCGCCATCGGCCGCTGGCGGAGGTGTTCGCGGGCACCGGCATCCGGCTACGACTGGCGCGGGTAACCAACGTCGACGTCGAGCACCGGACTGTCACAGTCGCCGACGGCGAGGGCATCGACCGGCTCGAATACGACACCCTCCTCTACGCGCTCGGCAGCACCGCCGCCGACCACGGCGTTGCGGGCGTTGCCGAGCACGCCTTCCACGTGACAGCGCGGCCGGCCGCGCTGCGGCTGCGCGCACGCCTGGATGAGCTGGGCGAGGACGGGAATGTGCTGGTAGTCGGCGGCAATCTGACCGCGATCGAGGCTGCCACCGAGATCGCCGAATCCCGCCCAGGACTTCGGGTCAGCCTCGCCACCAGCGGCGAACTGGGCGGCTGGCTGGGCGCGAAGGCCCGCCGTCACCTGCTGCATGCCTTCGACCGGTTCGGTATCACTGTCCACGAGCACACCACCATCGAGCGCGTCGAGGCGGCGGCGGCGGTC includes these proteins:
- a CDS encoding NAD(P)/FAD-dependent oxidoreductase gives rise to the protein MKHRIVVLGAGYAGAFSAGYLARQLHSDDFEITVVNAEPDFVERLRLHQLAAGQDLRHRPLAEVFAGTGIRLRLARVTNVDVEHRTVTVADGEGIDRLEYDTLLYALGSTAADHGVAGVAEHAFHVTARPAALRLRARLDELGEDGNVLVVGGNLTAIEAATEIAESRPGLRVSLATSGELGGWLGAKARRHLLHAFDRFGITVHEHTTIERVEAAAAVAADGTTFASDATVWAAGFAVHPIAAASGLEVVTNGQITVDRQMRSVSHPDVYVAGDSAFVIGENGRPLPMSCASAGCTSMQATAAIIGDRTGRKISTTSLSYVGNHISLGRKDGIFQLVDGDARSKSWALRGRTAARVKSKILDTAAWSLSHPTFGKPSHKYRSATTREHSPAVVAA